In a genomic window of Neoarius graeffei isolate fNeoGra1 chromosome 13, fNeoGra1.pri, whole genome shotgun sequence:
- the dnmt3bb.3 gene encoding DNA (cytosine-5-)-methyltransferase beta, duplicate b.3, producing MSKCHFVRHNYNPVVALDGRILDRYVPKKPRALGQLDFSAVPDQMSENADAKVERNVPESFYSSWAVQCFIRKYCPSVSASTDSSIKCRKANEVLGRKYFKDTAAVCKQAPYCLYMYHEAEKAYVVLIGYFDQTAGETKVRLLNVIEEIQSTLLNGVVETLQKFEIPLANLVAFYSNASNLTELISGLRALNPSTVFLCSLTGVAEQACHSGIMAMELSAQIQELIKEIHQLFPSLPDFLKEQLANLKFSFTPLRSDCLSLRTTVYKMAIAWSDLLQYFNSQHASTNTNGQICCLLNDTTLRLSFLFLSHALQPLCKFQESLDCGKDVRTLLQDACSLVHVYISSFLTPKAVEYFLRRGNLGSPKKDMMEHLPRDKVNVGEEVVEYLRQNDTNDELFYNSAVAFYTAVSSSIVKSLPMPGSALRNMATLLSPEGKLEITGKAVSDLGAQFGLCTSGEGFSLLTSEFLEYQFPECEVVLTSPAVQSLEQYWKAELGLMGETSLFRKLILSLLALPKTLGMEKIFAQVFENVDSSVEERKIEISNGKDMVHDDDVTDTSSYKTALSEPLSSETKESSTSDVVDLTEDEEVSFMETNASASGPDTEMKKKNPDISELILVDDDDDDDIIWTNTLYPKVLEIDDCSDDSVKERRMGKSDDKHVVHDDVTEKINDDISSIPNTEMEYSYEDGKPFTVGEMVWGQVEGFAMSPGLVYRWTDGKPRKHIRKVVWFGNSMVSQAHSDGLRPYAAFAQCFCPHSFNTMITYKEAIFHSLQVAAERAEKVFSLESDTQEELLRAMLDWAFGGFEPSGPNGLRPQSKQDECLKTFNWLSQQWTNTSVCETQEGQEKLKNLYNLKEVSVCLKRLSLDLQNGQLNLKDGNVNKKPSYPKSERSSLQREKKSCLSECCSTPRKEKHVSKNKDQSKGRSSVVQGKEYNHRSQMVYEVFFNGKNIEDFCLSCGATRIETFHPLFEGGLCLKCKDNFTETLYRYDDDGYQSYCTVCCAGLEVILCGRDSCCRSFCEDCLNILIAEGTFNELKDVDPWICYLCAPEKSSGALRPRDDWSIRVQEFFANNSAMEFEPHRVYPSIPASLRHPIRVLSLFDGIATGYQVLKDLGFKVEKYVASEIDEESISISVVNHDGKIIQVDDVRRITKNHIKEWGPFDLLIGGSPCNDLSIANPARKGLFEGTGRLFFEYYRLLNIMKPKEDDPRPFFWLFENVVFMNARDRVDICRFLECNPVLIDAVKVSPAHRARYFWGNLPGMNRPIVASQKDKVTLQECLEIGRTAKYVKVRTITTRPNSLKQGCKDQNFPVSENGKDDTLWLTEVEKIFGFPKHYTDAKNMGRQQRLRVLGKSWSVPVIRHLFAPLKDYFACDEVPLK from the exons ATGTCTAAGTGTCACTTTGTGAGACATAATTACAATCCTGTAGTGGCTCTAGATGGACGGATTCTGGACCGTTATGTCCCAAAGAAACCAAGGGCTCTTGGACAACTGGACTTTT CAGCGGTTCCAGACCAGATGAGTGAAAATGCTGACGCAAAAGTGGAGAGAAACGTTCCAGAGTCTTTTTACTCAAGCTGGGCTGTGCAATGTTTTATCAGGAAATACTGTCCCTCTGTTTCAGCCAGCACAGACTCCTCTATAAAATGTCGCAAAGCCAATGAAGTGCTGGGCCGAAAATACTTTAAAGACACTGCAGCTGTCTGTAAACAGGCCCCTTACTGTTTATATATGTACCACGAAGCAGAGAAAGCTTATGTGGTCTTGATTGGGTATTTCGACCAGACTGCTGGAGAAACCAAAGTGAGGCTGCTCAATGTTATTGAGGAGATACAGTCTACCTTATTGAACGGTGTTGTGGAGACTCTTCAAAAGTTTGAGATCCCTCTGGCTAACCTTGTAGCATTTTATTCCAATGCATCCAATCTAACAGAGCTGATTTCAGGCCTGAGAGCCTTGAATCCAAGCACTGTTTTTCTATGCAGCCTTACTGGTGTTGCCGAACAAGCATGTCACAGTGGCATTATGGCAATGGAGCTGTCAGCACAGATCCAGGAACTGATCAAGGAAATCCACCAGCTCTTCCCCTCTCTACCAGACTTTCTGAAGGAGCAGCTTGCTAATTTGAAGTTCAGTTTCACTCCTTTGAGATCTGATTGTCTCAGCCTCAGAACAACAGTTTACAAAATGGCCATAGCATGGTCAGACTTGTTACAATACTTTAATTCTCAACATGCCAGCACCAATACAAATGGGCAGATTTGTTGCCTCCTCAATGATACGACATTAAGACTGAGTTTCCTGTTTCTGAGCCATGCCCTGCAGCctctctgcaaatttcaggagagcTTGGATTGTGGTAAAGATGTAAGAACATTGCTTCAAGATGCCTGTAGTTTAGTTCATGTTTACATATCTAGTTTCCTCACTCCCAAAGCTGTGGAGTACTTCCTCAGGAGAGGTAACTTGGGCTCACCAAAGAAGGACATGATGGAACATCTACCAAGAGACAAGGTGAACGTTGGTGAAGAGGTGGTTGAATATCTTCGTCAAAATGATACAAATGATGAACTTTTCTACAACAGTGCTGTTGCATTCTACACAGCAGTTAGTTCCAGTATTGTCAAGAGTTTACCCATGCCTGGTTCTGCTCTGAGAAACATGGCTACCCTCTTAAGCCCAGAAGGCAAGCTGGAAATCACTGGGAAGGCTGTATCTGATTTAGGTGCCCAGTTTGGTCTTTGTACAAGCGGAGAAGGCTTCAGCTTGTTAACCAGTGAGTTTCTTGAGTATCAGTTTCCTGAGTGTGAAGTTGTACTCACCAGTCCAGCTGTACAGTCACTGGAGCAGTActggaaggcagagctggggcttaTGGGAGAGACATCTCTCTTTCGAAAGCTGATCCTAAGCCTGCTGGCTTTGCCCAAGACACTGGGAATGGAAAAGATTTTTGCACAA GTGTTTGAAAATGTTGATAGTAGTGTGGAAGAGCGTAAAATAGAGATCTCTAATGGTAAAGACATGGTGCATGATGATGATGTTACAGACACCAGCTCCTACAAAACTGCCCTGTCAGAACCCCTCAGCTCTGAGACCAAGGAGAGTTCAACATCAG ATGTTGTTGATCTGACTGAAGATGAGGAGGTTTCTTTTATGGAGACGAATGCCAGTGCCTCTGGTCCAGACACGGAGATGAAAAAGAAAAACCCAG ACATTTCAGAACTGATacttgtagatgatgatgatgatgatgatatcatATGGACTAATACTTTATATCCAAAG GTGTTGGAGATTGATGATTGCAGTGATGACAGTGTCAAAGAGAGAAGAATGGGAAAATCTGACGACAAACACGTGGTGCATGATGATGTCACAGAGAAAATAAATGACGATATTTCCTCTATCCCTAATACAGAAATGGAGTATTCGTACGAG GATGGGAAGCCTTTCACAGTAGGGGAGATGGTATGGGGCCAGGTGGAAGGCTTTGCTATGTCTCCTGGTCTGGTGTACAGATGGACTGATGGGAAACCCAGAAAGCACATTCGCAAGGTGGTGTGGTTTGGGAATAGTATGGTCTCTCAG GCTCATTCAGATGGTCTGCGGCCTTACGCTGCATTTGCACAGTGCTTCTGCCCTCATTCCTTTAACACGATGATAACGTACAAGGAAGCCATCTTTCATTCTTTGCAG GTGGCTGCTGAGCGTGCAGAAAAAGTCTTTTCTCTCGAGTCAGACACTCAGGAAGAACTACTTAGAGCAATGTTGGACTGGGCCTTTGGAGGCTTTGAACCATCTGGACCAAATGGACTCAGACCACAATCAAAACAAGATG AATGCCTTAAAACGTTCAATTGGCTCTCCCAACAATGGACTAACACCAGTGTCTGTGAGACTCAGGAAGGTCAAGAGAAATTAAAAAATTTATACAATTTAAAAGAAGTGTCCGTGTGCTTGAAGAGACTGTCTTTGGACCTGCAGAATGGCCAGTTGAACCTAAAGGATGGAAATGTGAACAAAAAACCTTCATATCCAAAATCAGAACGGTCTTCCTTACAGCGTGAAAAGAAATCCTGTCTATCTGAATGTTGCTCAACTCCCAGAAAAGAGAAACATGTTTCCAAGAATAAGGATCAAAGCAAAGGCCGAAGCTCAGTTGTTCAGGGAAAGGAATACAACCACAGAT CTCAAATGGTATATGAGGTTTTTTTCAATGGGAAGAACATTGAAG ATTTCTGCCTATCATGTGGAGCCACACGTATCGAGACCTTCCATCCACTATTTGAAGGGGGGCTGTGCTTGAAATGCAAG GATAATTTCACAGAGACATTATATCGGTATGATGACGATGGATATCAGTCATACTGCACAGTATGTTGCGCTGGGCTGGAAGTCATTCTGTGTGGACGTGACAGCTGTTGCCG CTCCTTCTGTGAGGACTGTTTGAATATCCTGATTGCTGAAGGCACATTTAATGAACTAAAAGACGTGGACCCATGGATCTGTTACCTGTGTGCACCAGAGAAAAGCTCCGGGGCTTTGAGACCCAGAGATGATTGGAGTATCCGTGTCCAGGAATTCTTTGCCAACAACAGCGCCATGGAATTT GAGCCACATCGGGTTTACCCATCAATTCCTGCCAGCCTGCGACATCCAATCAGGGTCCTCTCCTTATTCGATGGTATAGCTACAG GGTACCAGGTACTGAAGGATCTGGGCTTTAAAGTGGAAAAATATGTTGCATCAGAAATAGATGAGGAGTCCATCAGTATCTCAGTTGTGAACCATGATGGAAAAATTATCCAAGTGGATGATGTCCGTAGAATTACTAAGAACCAT ATTAAGGAATGGGGTCCTTTTGACCTTCTTATCGGAGGCAGCCCATGTAACGACTTGTCCATAGCAAATCCAGCACGGAAAGGCTTGTTTG AGGGTACAGGACGGCTCTTCTTTGAGTACTACCGGCTGCTGAACATCATGAAGCCCAAGGAGGATGACCCGCGACCGTTCTTCTGGCTTTTTGAGAACGTTGTATTCATGAACGCCAGGGACAGAGTTGATATCTGCCGTTTCCTGGAA TGTAACCCGGTGCTTATTGATGCTGTTAAAGTGAGTCCAGCCCACAGAGCACGGTATTTCTGGGGGAATCTACCAGGCATGAACAG